One Natrinema longum genomic window carries:
- a CDS encoding 50S ribosomal protein L16 has translation MSDKPASMYREISKPAYTRREYITGIPGSKIAQHKMGDAQANAEDYPVQISLITEEEVQIRHGSLEASRLSANRHMLKNAGENNYKMVLRKFPHHVIRENKQATGAGADRVSDGMRQAFGKIVGTAARIDAGERIFTIWCDVDDAEFAKDALRRSYNKISPPCRVVVERGEEQLIA, from the coding sequence ATGTCAGACAAGCCTGCCTCCATGTACCGGGAGATCAGTAAGCCGGCCTACACGCGCCGCGAGTACATTACTGGCATCCCGGGTTCGAAGATCGCACAGCACAAGATGGGCGACGCCCAGGCCAACGCCGAGGACTACCCCGTCCAGATCAGCCTCATCACGGAAGAAGAGGTCCAGATCCGTCACGGTTCGCTCGAGGCTTCCCGCCTCTCGGCCAATCGGCACATGCTGAAAAACGCCGGCGAGAACAACTACAAGATGGTCCTGCGCAAGTTCCCCCACCACGTCATCCGGGAGAACAAGCAGGCGACGGGCGCGGGTGCAGACCGTGTTTCCGACGGGATGCGCCAGGCGTTCGGGAAGATCGTCGGCACCGCCGCTCGCATCGACGCCGGCGAGCGCATTTTCACCATCTGGTGTGACGTCGACGACGCCGAGTTCGCCAAGGACGCGCTCCGGCGCTCCTACAACAAGATCTCGCCGCCGTGTCGCGTCGTCGTCGAGCGTGGCGAAGAACAGCTGATCGCCTAG
- a CDS encoding helix-turn-helix domain-containing protein: MMKHDARTTDRLGHVPAELGSAQSKLVYLTLEATGGATATDLSELLAMRKLSVLSVLSSLESEELIERTESEYVVAN; the protein is encoded by the coding sequence ATGATGAAACACGATGCACGAACGACCGATCGACTCGGCCACGTCCCCGCGGAGCTCGGCTCCGCACAGAGCAAGCTCGTCTACCTCACGCTCGAGGCGACCGGCGGAGCGACCGCGACGGACCTCAGTGAACTGCTGGCCATGCGGAAACTGTCCGTTCTGAGCGTGCTGTCCTCGCTCGAGAGCGAAGAGCTGATCGAACGAACCGAGTCCGAGTACGTCGTCGCCAACTGA
- a CDS encoding sulfurtransferase: MDDSVVVSPDWLASRLDDPTVRIVDVRDAWEFDGIGHLPGAVNVPFDSYRDESDVDRGTLPGAEAVAELLGNAGISPEDTIVAYDDTHGVFAARFVLTALEYGHDDVRLLDGDYSAWNREYETTSESPEVEPTDYEPDPLAPEESPLVNYDAVVDALERDAVFVDTRERDEFEEARLPGAVLFDWREVVDDETRRLKPKAELEALLADHGITPDREIVLYCNTARRISHTYVVLKALGYENVRFYEGSLTEWLANDGEIETGPISATEDA, encoded by the coding sequence ATGGACGACTCCGTCGTCGTTTCCCCCGACTGGCTCGCATCGCGTCTGGACGATCCCACCGTACGCATCGTCGACGTCAGGGATGCCTGGGAGTTCGACGGGATCGGTCACCTCCCCGGTGCAGTGAACGTTCCCTTCGACAGCTACCGCGACGAGAGCGACGTCGACCGGGGCACCCTGCCAGGTGCCGAGGCCGTCGCCGAACTGCTGGGTAACGCGGGGATCAGTCCCGAGGACACGATCGTCGCCTACGACGACACCCACGGTGTCTTCGCCGCCCGCTTCGTGCTCACCGCCCTCGAGTACGGTCACGACGATGTGCGCCTGTTAGACGGCGACTACAGCGCCTGGAACCGGGAGTACGAGACGACCAGCGAGTCACCAGAGGTCGAACCGACGGACTACGAACCCGACCCGCTCGCGCCCGAGGAAAGCCCGCTCGTGAACTACGACGCCGTCGTGGACGCCCTCGAGCGCGACGCCGTCTTCGTCGACACGCGCGAGCGTGACGAGTTCGAGGAGGCCCGCCTGCCGGGTGCCGTGTTGTTCGACTGGCGCGAGGTCGTCGACGACGAGACCCGTCGGTTGAAGCCGAAAGCGGAACTCGAGGCGCTGCTGGCCGACCACGGCATCACGCCGGATCGAGAGATCGTCCTCTACTGTAACACCGCGCGACGGATCAGCCACACCTACGTCGTGTTGAAAGCGCTCGGCTACGAGAACGTCCGCTTCTACGAGGGCAGTCTCACGGAGTGGCTCGCCAACGACGGCGAGATCGAAACGGGGCCGATCTCGGCGACCGAGGACGCCTGA
- a CDS encoding DUF7553 family protein, with product MAREELENAAESIEDAAAAASDDEAQERLQNQAAKFEDYATADHGPDHGQLARHEHILNDIADDEGGDVADHLEDALGAITEFRSTLEGV from the coding sequence ATGGCTCGAGAGGAACTCGAGAACGCGGCCGAGTCGATCGAAGACGCGGCAGCGGCCGCGTCCGACGACGAGGCACAGGAACGACTCCAGAACCAGGCGGCGAAGTTCGAGGACTACGCCACGGCCGACCACGGGCCCGACCACGGACAACTCGCGCGCCACGAACACATTCTGAACGACATCGCGGACGACGAGGGCGGCGACGTCGCCGATCACCTCGAGGACGCCCTCGGGGCGATCACGGAGTTCCGGTCGACGCTCGAGGGCGTCTAG
- a CDS encoding rubrerythrin family protein: MTDPETFVETVSEENQTALSRLGSSKSLYADTGGEIDTEPVLEATADAEYAAWQTFLGWADDEPNEEARAAFETTAEEERGHYETVDGKLDDEYEPTETPQLHAYLRDREDTVSRVGALVGRILASQRSKDQVVGYFVGDADPQTASLFRGFGEDLDDQLERATALLETVCEGEEDWDRAEEAATGAIQAAYDEYVETLEGMGANPKPVC, from the coding sequence ATGACCGATCCGGAGACGTTCGTCGAAACCGTCAGCGAGGAAAACCAGACCGCCCTTTCACGACTCGGCTCCTCGAAGTCGCTGTACGCCGACACCGGCGGCGAGATCGACACCGAACCCGTCCTCGAGGCCACCGCCGACGCCGAGTACGCCGCCTGGCAGACCTTCCTCGGGTGGGCCGACGACGAACCCAACGAGGAGGCCCGCGCGGCTTTCGAGACGACCGCCGAGGAGGAACGGGGCCATTACGAGACCGTCGACGGCAAACTCGACGACGAGTACGAGCCGACCGAGACGCCCCAGCTCCACGCGTACCTGCGCGACCGCGAGGACACCGTCTCCCGCGTCGGCGCGCTCGTGGGTCGCATCCTCGCGAGCCAGCGCTCGAAAGACCAGGTCGTCGGCTACTTCGTCGGCGACGCCGACCCCCAGACCGCCAGCCTGTTTCGCGGCTTCGGCGAGGACTTAGACGACCAACTCGAGCGCGCGACAGCACTCCTCGAGACGGTCTGTGAGGGCGAGGAAGACTGGGACCGCGCCGAGGAGGCCGCGACGGGTGCGATCCAGGCCGCCTACGATGAGTACGTCGAGACGCTCGAAGGGATGGGCGCGAACCCCAAACCGGTCTGCTAA
- the thiM gene encoding hydroxyethylthiazole kinase: MSVTDIAAADLADSVRTVRETEPLVQHLTNTVTINDVANLTLHWGGLPVMADSFGDAGEMATAARAVVINIGQVPDGRVEAMHEAGRTANERGIPVVLDPVGVGSTPSRDAVAESLLSEVEFAAIKGNYGEISALAGVEAEVKGVESIGDYEGIERTARSVAESTGAIVVASGVEDVVADADGAVRVAAGHEMLGEVVGTGCMLGATVGTFCGALEEAHEAAVHGALAFGLAGERAAELEYAGPGSYRTNFRDAVYGVTGDAVAERSLEDRIERAL, from the coding sequence ATGAGCGTTACTGACATCGCCGCCGCGGACCTCGCGGACTCGGTTCGGACGGTCCGGGAGACGGAGCCGCTCGTCCAGCACCTGACGAACACGGTAACGATCAACGACGTGGCGAACCTGACCCTCCACTGGGGCGGGTTGCCGGTGATGGCCGACTCCTTCGGGGACGCCGGCGAGATGGCCACAGCCGCGCGTGCGGTCGTGATCAACATCGGGCAGGTGCCCGACGGCCGCGTCGAGGCCATGCACGAGGCCGGCCGGACGGCCAACGAGCGTGGGATACCGGTCGTCCTCGACCCCGTCGGCGTCGGCTCGACGCCCTCGCGCGACGCGGTCGCGGAAAGCCTCCTCTCGGAGGTCGAATTCGCCGCGATCAAGGGCAACTACGGCGAGATCAGTGCGCTCGCTGGCGTCGAGGCGGAGGTCAAAGGCGTCGAGTCGATCGGTGACTACGAGGGAATCGAGCGGACGGCCCGTTCGGTCGCCGAGTCGACCGGCGCGATCGTCGTCGCCTCGGGCGTCGAAGACGTCGTCGCGGACGCCGACGGCGCGGTCCGAGTGGCCGCGGGCCACGAGATGCTCGGCGAAGTCGTCGGGACCGGCTGCATGCTCGGCGCGACCGTCGGGACGTTCTGTGGTGCACTCGAGGAGGCCCACGAAGCTGCCGTCCACGGCGCGCTCGCCTTCGGCCTCGCCGGCGAACGGGCGGCCGAGCTCGAGTACGCGGGCCCGGGGAGCTACCGGACGAACTTCCGCGATGCCGTCTACGGAGTCACCGGCGACGCCGTCGCGGAGCGCTCGCTCGAGGATCGGATCGAACGGGCCCTCTGA
- a CDS encoding sulfurtransferase, whose protein sequence is MATDYANDVLVTADWVADRLDDFQDDDSDHRLVEVDVDTEAYEDAHAPGAIGFNWETQLQDQTQRDILEKEDFEELLGSHGISEDDTVVLYGDNSNWFAAYTYWQFKYYGHDEVYLLDGGREYWLENDYPTTDEEPDFSEKEYDAAGPRESIRAYREDVENAIDRGVPLVDVRSPEEFSGEILAPSGLQETAQRGGHIPGAKNISWAAVTNDDGTFKDYDELEELYAEEDIDGDETTVAYCRIGERSSVAWFALHELLGYEDTVNYDGSWTEWGNLVNAPIETGSGE, encoded by the coding sequence ATGGCAACCGACTACGCCAACGACGTACTCGTCACGGCCGACTGGGTCGCTGACCGACTCGACGACTTCCAGGACGACGACTCCGACCACCGACTGGTCGAGGTCGACGTCGACACGGAAGCGTACGAAGACGCCCACGCGCCCGGCGCGATCGGGTTCAACTGGGAGACCCAGCTTCAGGACCAGACCCAGCGAGACATCCTCGAGAAGGAGGACTTCGAGGAACTCCTCGGGAGCCACGGCATCAGCGAGGACGACACGGTCGTCCTCTACGGTGACAACTCCAACTGGTTCGCTGCCTACACCTACTGGCAGTTCAAGTACTACGGTCACGACGAGGTCTATCTGCTCGACGGCGGCCGCGAATACTGGCTCGAGAACGACTACCCGACCACGGACGAGGAGCCCGACTTCTCGGAGAAAGAGTACGACGCCGCCGGTCCGCGCGAGAGCATCCGCGCCTACCGAGAGGACGTCGAGAACGCGATCGACCGCGGCGTCCCGCTGGTCGACGTTCGCTCGCCCGAGGAGTTCTCCGGCGAGATCCTCGCCCCCTCCGGCCTGCAGGAAACCGCACAGCGCGGGGGCCACATCCCCGGCGCGAAGAACATCTCGTGGGCCGCCGTGACCAACGACGACGGCACCTTCAAGGACTACGACGAACTCGAGGAACTCTACGCCGAGGAAGACATCGACGGCGACGAGACGACCGTCGCCTACTGCCGCATCGGCGAGCGCTCCTCCGTCGCCTGGTTCGCGCTTCACGAACTGCTCGGCTACGAGGACACCGTCAACTACGACGGCTCCTGGACCGAGTGGGGCAATCTCGTCAACGCGCCGATCGAAACCGGTAGCGGCGAGTAA
- a CDS encoding polysaccharide deacetylase family protein yields the protein MKRRAYLVTAAAATLGGCSALSGSDTSDDPNETDGNESDDSDTIDEEPGSFDQFDDLSMWEVMDGSLELDEDRTYVGEQSGRMEAGMREDRVMIKRRFDSVRDLSDEFPAVAFMTEDDVDPVVQLTDTDGNRLLLQSTTVPGLPFAHHDFSVIDTDGDPDLSAIEHVKISAWAGEGRSVTVWVDDLHFVSRPETGKVLLQFDGGAESVYTRARSTLSEHDLPATVFVPTDYVGGSGYLSRSQLETLQGDGWTIGSQGMSASDLAGESESSQRDQIQGAIEWLEDNGFEDGANYFAYPLNRYDGTTMAAVEEHHDIGFVGGYAGHGNLSNPALAPRAVSPSADEATQLLDRTARFRTITTLTYGDLTGESRSAFEETVAALADRESAGDLEVVTPDDIASNHIHEE from the coding sequence ATGAAACGACGAGCGTATCTGGTGACGGCTGCTGCGGCGACGCTCGGTGGCTGTTCCGCGCTGAGTGGTTCTGACACCTCGGACGATCCAAACGAAACGGACGGGAACGAGTCCGATGACTCGGATACGATCGACGAAGAACCCGGGTCGTTCGATCAGTTCGACGACCTTTCGATGTGGGAGGTGATGGACGGCTCGCTCGAACTGGACGAAGACCGAACGTACGTCGGCGAGCAGTCCGGTCGGATGGAAGCCGGGATGCGCGAGGATCGGGTCATGATCAAACGACGGTTCGACTCGGTTCGGGACCTCTCCGACGAGTTCCCCGCGGTGGCGTTCATGACCGAGGACGACGTCGATCCGGTCGTTCAGCTCACCGATACCGACGGCAACCGGCTGCTCCTCCAGAGTACCACCGTCCCGGGACTCCCGTTTGCACACCACGATTTCAGTGTTATCGACACCGACGGCGATCCCGATCTGAGCGCGATCGAGCACGTCAAGATCTCCGCGTGGGCGGGCGAGGGGCGGTCCGTGACGGTCTGGGTCGACGACCTCCACTTCGTCTCCCGGCCGGAGACGGGCAAGGTCCTCCTCCAGTTCGACGGCGGTGCCGAGTCCGTTTACACCCGAGCCCGCTCGACGCTGTCCGAACACGACCTCCCCGCGACGGTGTTCGTTCCCACCGACTACGTCGGCGGGAGCGGCTACCTCAGTCGCAGCCAACTCGAGACCCTCCAGGGCGACGGCTGGACGATCGGCAGCCAGGGCATGTCCGCGAGCGATCTCGCCGGCGAGAGCGAGTCGTCCCAGCGAGACCAGATCCAGGGTGCCATCGAATGGCTCGAGGACAACGGCTTCGAGGACGGTGCGAACTACTTCGCGTATCCGCTCAACCGGTACGACGGGACGACGATGGCGGCCGTCGAGGAGCACCACGACATCGGCTTCGTCGGCGGCTACGCCGGCCACGGAAACCTATCGAACCCCGCACTCGCGCCGCGGGCGGTCAGCCCGTCGGCCGACGAGGCGACGCAGTTGCTCGACCGGACGGCCCGGTTCCGGACCATCACGACGCTTACGTACGGGGACCTCACCGGCGAATCGCGATCGGCGTTCGAGGAGACGGTCGCCGCTCTCGCCGACCGCGAATCGGCCGGCGACCTCGAAGTCGTGACCCCGGACGACATCGCGTCGAACCACATCCACGAGGAGTAA
- a CDS encoding ATP-grasp domain-containing protein — MIDLAVANDQETFERMGEPLAERGIAVHHVPVRERTVPLGDPPWGPDEYDVGFVYPGRLMEGGVADALLEIPWLNDHEAVLTSRNKAEVLARLGRADLPVPKSVYVSNDVGEAELVDVFERFEPPVVVKPNSTTRGVGVAKAHDLDSFLGICDYLSLVHDYRATGDQSFLVQEYLPNATDYRVMILEGEYVGAVERRLPDEAVSEGQWKHNVHRGADATGVDLPDAWRELAESVAAELEIPFLGVDVLETDDRLVINETNARPTIDEETKYEPDFYDRLATAIRTVGD; from the coding sequence ATGATCGATCTCGCGGTCGCGAACGATCAGGAGACGTTCGAGCGGATGGGGGAGCCGCTGGCCGAGCGGGGGATAGCAGTTCACCACGTGCCCGTGCGCGAGCGCACAGTCCCGCTCGGTGATCCACCGTGGGGTCCCGACGAGTACGACGTCGGCTTCGTCTATCCGGGGCGGCTCATGGAAGGCGGGGTCGCGGATGCCCTCCTCGAGATTCCGTGGCTCAACGACCACGAAGCGGTGTTGACCTCGCGCAACAAGGCCGAGGTACTGGCGCGCCTCGGGCGGGCCGATCTGCCGGTCCCGAAGTCGGTCTACGTCTCGAACGACGTCGGGGAGGCCGAACTGGTCGACGTCTTCGAGCGGTTCGAGCCGCCCGTCGTGGTCAAACCCAACTCGACGACGCGAGGGGTGGGGGTCGCGAAGGCTCACGATCTGGATTCCTTTCTGGGGATCTGTGACTACCTCTCGCTGGTCCACGACTACCGGGCGACCGGCGACCAGTCCTTTCTCGTCCAGGAGTACCTCCCGAACGCGACCGATTACCGGGTGATGATACTCGAGGGCGAGTACGTCGGCGCGGTCGAGCGCAGATTGCCCGACGAGGCGGTGAGCGAGGGCCAGTGGAAGCACAACGTCCACCGCGGCGCGGACGCGACCGGCGTCGACCTCCCCGACGCGTGGCGCGAGCTCGCCGAATCGGTCGCTGCCGAACTCGAGATCCCGTTTCTGGGCGTGGACGTACTCGAGACGGACGACCGGCTGGTGATCAACGAGACGAACGCGCGACCGACGATCGACGAGGAAACGAAGTACGAACCGGACTTTTACGACCGGCTCGCGACCGCGATCCGCACCGTTGGCGACTGA
- the thiE gene encoding thiamine phosphate synthase, translating to MNPSNWRVYLVTQASLSGDRSTLEIVDAAIDGGIDAVQLREKETSARSRYELGLELRERTAAAGVDLIVNDRIDLARAIDADGVHVGQSDLPVSVVRDLLGPDAIVGCSASTVADAREAEAHGADYLGVGAVYGTSSKDVDEPKDGIGPARVAEIADAVSVPVHGIGGITADTAAPVVTAGAAGVAVISAITAAPDPRTATESLAAAVETPKEVGRGGRRE from the coding sequence GTGAATCCCTCGAACTGGCGGGTCTACCTGGTCACGCAGGCGTCGCTGTCGGGCGACCGATCGACACTCGAGATCGTCGACGCGGCTATCGACGGCGGTATCGACGCCGTCCAACTCCGCGAGAAGGAGACGAGCGCCCGATCGCGGTACGAACTCGGCCTCGAGTTACGCGAACGCACGGCGGCGGCGGGCGTCGACCTGATCGTCAACGATCGGATCGATCTCGCCCGGGCGATCGATGCCGACGGAGTCCACGTCGGACAGTCGGATCTTCCGGTGTCGGTCGTTCGTGACCTGCTCGGGCCGGACGCGATCGTCGGTTGTTCGGCGTCGACGGTCGCGGACGCTCGGGAGGCGGAAGCCCACGGCGCGGACTACCTCGGGGTCGGGGCCGTTTACGGAACGTCCTCGAAGGACGTCGACGAACCCAAAGACGGGATCGGTCCGGCTCGGGTCGCCGAGATCGCCGACGCGGTCTCGGTTCCGGTCCATGGGATCGGCGGGATCACGGCCGACACCGCCGCACCCGTCGTTACAGCGGGCGCAGCCGGGGTGGCCGTAATCAGCGCGATCACGGCAGCGCCGGATCCACGAACCGCGACGGAATCGCTTGCTGCCGCCGTCGAAACGCCAAAGGAAGTCGGTCGCGGAGGACGAAGAGAATGA